From Cataglyphis hispanica isolate Lineage 1 chromosome 19, ULB_Chis1_1.0, whole genome shotgun sequence, one genomic window encodes:
- the LOC126856825 gene encoding acylphosphatase-1-like, with amino-acid sequence MIGFTILFCSLISSSFLEQSSPHPGHYPIMSRMLAVDFEVFGIVQGVFFRKYTQKRGKELGLKGWCMNTSNGTVIGHLEGKKTQVEEMKQWLRHTGSPHSRIDKAEFRNEKEISHPSFTNFEIRK; translated from the exons ATGATCGGATTCACCATCCTCTTTTGCTCATTAATCTCGTCGTCGTTTCTCGAACAATCATCGCCACATCCGGGACATTACCCGATAATGTCGAGGATGCTCGCGGTAGATTTCGAGGTCTTCGGCATCGTGCAAG GTGTCTTTTTCCGGAAG TATACGCAAAAACGTGGTAAGGAATTGGGTTTGAAAGGATGGTGCATGAACACCTCGAACGGTACCGTCATCGGTCATTTAGAGGGGAAGAAGACTCAAGTCGAAGAGAT gaaACAGTGGCTTCGTCACACCGGCAGTCCTCACTCGCGGATCGACAAGGCGGAATTTCGCAACGAGAAAGAAATCTCGCACCCGTCGTTTACGAATTTTGAAATTCGGAAATAG
- the LOC126856823 gene encoding uncharacterized protein LOC126856823: protein MSSWTERMHRRAATLGNVVTSCGHPSSVPPYPRRLEKVKFGVPLDEVCKNDIPGPLLVLILKLNKEAPLRKDVFRAPGHQGNMKKLIHFLQTGHLVNMDNFSVYTIASVLKKFLRKIPGGVFGKEGEQQLFTVIQLDSIEQQRDQIHRLITSMPIYTQRLLVLLFGTFRVVAVNSERAHTGMTSEALGVSVAPSFFQSCVSDGKTAKMEDVFRFKIATRVTKFMIDNFGVSNLFGRDNYEFYARITGRILKVEEDWIFSFRYPPDTLVSRQLSLEAEKTWLQYECERWGLKFNLECMSHQEESQSTPALIHMPETVNLASSLGMIPENTLLESYTRLSVSLEENGLFQAPSRSSSNGSHHSRRATAGMTLDELRAVNRYAESTKSLSYLPQVHERQAARMRTRSEWFLTPVGERLVGTDSDPTAIHVLRGSNRSSSGNIATGLSASAESVKRPSLRRTSSREKQRLHRSSSRRNKENGAKGGVRSAAADVSRSLEAIKTVKIVRVTVTADQQQQQQQSAAQKMLDNSYNEIIEEQTTRVPSRTGGDSVIGPQDCTEMDVKTFHVTLTYKPRI from the exons ATGAGCAGCTGGACAGAGAGAATGCATCGACGCGCTGCTACATTAGGAAATGTTGTAACCAGTTGTGGACATCCTTCCTCAGTACCACCATATCCGAGACGCTTGGAAaa AGTTAAATTTGGAGTACCTCTGGACGAAGTGTGTAAGAATGATATTCCTGGCCCCTTATTG GttcttatattgaaattaaacaaGGAGGCCCCGCTCAGAAAAGACGTTTTTCGGGCGCCTGGCCACCAGGGTAATATGAAGAAGTTGATACATTTTCTGCAAACCGGACACCTCGTCAATATGGACAATTTTAGTGTTTACACAATAGCTAGCGTTCTGAAGAAATTTTTACGCAAAATACCTGGCGGAGTGTTTGGGAAGGAGGGCGAACAGCAACTGTTTACCGTAATTCAGCTAGATAGCATAGAACAACAACGGGACCAGATACACAG attAATTACTTCCATGCCAATATATACGCAAAGGTTACTGGTGTTGCTATTCGGGACATTCAGGGTAGTAGCGGTAAATAGCGAACGAGCGCACACGGGAATGACCAGCGAAGCTCTAGGGGTATCTGTGGCACCTTCGTTCTTTCAGAGTTGTGTCAGCGATGGCAAGACTGCTAAGATGGAGGATGTTTTCAGGTTTAAg attgccACACGCGTTACCAAATTCATGATAGACAATTTTGGTGTTTCGAATCTGTTCGGAAgagataattatgaattttatgcgCGCATAACTGGCAGGATATTGAAGGTGGAAGAAGACTGGATCTTCAGTTTTAGATATCCACCAGATACTCTCGTGTCGA GACAATTGTCGCTGGAGGCGGAAAAGACGTGGTTGCAATATGAATGCGAAAGATGGggacttaaatttaatttggaat GTATGTCTCACCAAGAGGAATCGCAGTCGACTCCAGCGTTGATTCACATGCCGGAGACAGTGAATCTCGCGTCATCGCTAGGCATGATCCCGGAGAACACCTTACTCGAGAGTTACACGCGTCTTTCGGTTAGTTTAGAAGAAAACGGCCTTTTTCag GCGCCTAGTCGTTCGTCGAGTAACGGCAGTCATCATTCTAGACGCGCGACTGCAGGCATGACCCTGGACGAGTTGCGCGCGGTGAATCGCTACGCCGAGAGTACCAAAAGTCTCAGCTACCTGCCACAG GTTCACGAAAGACAAGCCGCGCGTATGCGAACTAGATCTGAATGGTTTCTCACACCTGTGGGGGAAAGACTGGTAGGAACTGATAGTGACCCCACAGCGATACACGTTTTACGCGGTTCCAATCGGTCTTCCTCCGGTAACATCG CCACAGGCTTGAGCGCCAGCGCGGAATCAGTAAAGCGGCCGAGTCTGCGGAGAACTTCATCTAGGGAGAAGCAGCGTCTGCATCGCAGTTCGTCTCGACGCAACAAAGAGAACGGCGCAAAGGGAGGCGTTCGCTCGGCAGCGGCGGACGTATCGCGTTCTCTAGAGGCGATCAAGACCGTGAAGATTGTGCGAGTGACGGTAACGGCGGatcaacagcagcaacagcagcaatcAGCAGCTCAGAAGATGCTAGACAACAGCTACAACGAGATCATCGAGGAGCAGACGACACGTGTGCCGTCGCGCACAGGTGGCGATAGCGTTATCGGGCCTCAGGATTGTACCGAGATGGACGTAAAAACATTTCACGTTACTCTGACATACAAGCCGCGGATATAG
- the LOC126856824 gene encoding uncharacterized protein LOC126856824 isoform X1 gives MRCFESFFKRTWRPQQMDPSSRFEPTAKRTTTAEVHRHATGEAMTELGEVKVIAPGSSIATSTPHTSDDPAPCKNGGCKVWRSNRDGNSEPRSESPWHLLKTIFLISVIVAFLLWVIVYTLLDQYRIL, from the exons ATGAGGTGTTTCGAGAGCTTCTTCAAACGCACCTGGCGGCCACAGCAG ATGGATCCGTCGTCGAGATTCGAGCCGACGGCGAAGAGGACGACGACGGCAGAGGTGCATCGCCACGCCACCGGTGAGGCGATGACAGAACTGGGCGAGGTAAAGGTGATCGCGCCGGGCAGCAGCATCGCGACGTCGACGCCGCATACCAGCGATGATCCGGCACCCTGCAAGAACGGCGGCTGCAAGGTCTGGAGGAGCAACCGCGACGGCAATAGCGAACCGCGTTCCGAAAGCCCTTGGCACTTGCTCAAAACCATCTTCCTCATCTCCGTGATCGTGGCGTTCCTCCTCTGGGTTATAGTCTATACTCTGTTGGACCAATACCGGATCCTGTGA
- the LOC126856824 gene encoding uncharacterized protein LOC126856824 isoform X2, whose product MNENDHCIGKYGHVFNMDPSSRFEPTAKRTTTAEVHRHATGEAMTELGEVKVIAPGSSIATSTPHTSDDPAPCKNGGCKVWRSNRDGNSEPRSESPWHLLKTIFLISVIVAFLLWVIVYTLLDQYRIL is encoded by the exons ATGAACGAGAACGATCACTGTATCGGGAAATATGGACACGTATTCAAC ATGGATCCGTCGTCGAGATTCGAGCCGACGGCGAAGAGGACGACGACGGCAGAGGTGCATCGCCACGCCACCGGTGAGGCGATGACAGAACTGGGCGAGGTAAAGGTGATCGCGCCGGGCAGCAGCATCGCGACGTCGACGCCGCATACCAGCGATGATCCGGCACCCTGCAAGAACGGCGGCTGCAAGGTCTGGAGGAGCAACCGCGACGGCAATAGCGAACCGCGTTCCGAAAGCCCTTGGCACTTGCTCAAAACCATCTTCCTCATCTCCGTGATCGTGGCGTTCCTCCTCTGGGTTATAGTCTATACTCTGTTGGACCAATACCGGATCCTGTGA